The Candidatus Nanosynbacter lyticus genome window below encodes:
- the gyrA gene encoding DNA gyrase subunit A: protein MVTETPTGLERRRLEHVMQDNFFRYSMSVIVDRALPDVRDGLKPVHRRILYSMNQNGNRSTAKFVKSARIIGDVMGKYHPHGDSAIYDSMVRLAQDWAMRYTLVQGQGNFGSMDGDPPAAHRYTEARLDKPAEELLTDIEKETVDFKDNFDGSEREPIVLPAKLPNLLLNGQIGIAVGMATSIPTHNLGELVDATIELIDNPEATVDDLLKHVKGPDFPTGAIVYGGAPMRQAYATGRGSVMMRAVAEIQETKKGRHQIVVTEIPYGVNKATLIEKIGELHKEKRVQLADLRDESSRGKVRIVIELKKDAYPKKVLNQLYKLTALQTSFNYNMLALVNTMQPRILGLHDILSEFIKHRQSVVRRRTEFELKKAKARAHILEGYKIALDHIDEVIKTIRASKTQDEAEKNLRAKFGLSEIQAKAILAMQLRRLTGLEREAIENELRELLKLIARLEAILADEQEILNIIKTELLEMKEKYGDERRSKIINHELGKFSDEELIPDEEAVILLTGENYIKRTLLSDYRKQNRGGKGKRGMTTKEEDIIDQVVPANTHDYLLFFTNRGRIFRLKAYEVPAASLSAKGVAAVNLLQLQPEEKITAIIKHEKNAGDQGYLFMATKHGTVKKTPLGDYANIRTNGLIAIKLDEGDELRWIKKTDGKSDVIISTSAGQAIRFNEQDARPMGRAARGVRGVRLRPNDCVVGMDIVTSDDQTLLVISEKGFGKRTKVTNFPSHKRGGVGIKAAIVTAKTGPIISVQTIDPTMNEALLVSQNGQTIRLGLSDIKLLGRTTQGVTIMRLSDGDAVSSIGLMEKRPDEED from the coding sequence ATGGTAACCGAGACGCCAACAGGCTTGGAGCGACGTCGGCTCGAGCATGTGATGCAGGATAATTTCTTTCGCTATTCAATGAGTGTCATTGTTGATCGGGCATTACCGGATGTGCGCGATGGTCTAAAGCCCGTACATCGCCGTATTTTGTATTCAATGAACCAAAACGGCAATCGTAGTACTGCAAAGTTCGTCAAGTCAGCGCGTATCATCGGTGATGTGATGGGTAAATATCACCCGCACGGTGACTCAGCGATTTATGATTCAATGGTTCGTTTGGCGCAAGATTGGGCGATGCGCTATACCTTGGTGCAAGGTCAGGGAAACTTTGGTTCAATGGACGGAGATCCACCGGCCGCCCACCGTTATACCGAGGCGCGACTCGATAAGCCAGCTGAAGAATTACTAACTGATATTGAGAAGGAAACGGTTGATTTTAAGGATAATTTTGATGGTTCAGAGCGTGAGCCGATTGTGCTGCCGGCAAAGTTGCCGAACTTGCTATTGAACGGCCAGATTGGTATTGCTGTCGGTATGGCAACCAGCATCCCGACACACAACCTAGGTGAGTTGGTAGATGCGACGATTGAATTAATTGATAATCCTGAAGCGACAGTGGATGACTTGCTCAAACACGTCAAGGGTCCAGATTTTCCGACAGGCGCGATTGTCTACGGTGGTGCGCCGATGCGTCAGGCATATGCGACTGGTCGCGGTAGTGTAATGATGCGGGCAGTGGCGGAGATTCAGGAGACCAAGAAGGGGCGACATCAGATCGTCGTCACAGAGATCCCGTATGGTGTAAATAAAGCAACATTGATCGAAAAAATCGGTGAACTTCACAAAGAAAAGCGGGTGCAACTGGCTGACCTGCGTGATGAAAGTTCTCGAGGTAAGGTCCGCATCGTCATCGAACTGAAAAAGGATGCCTATCCAAAAAAGGTATTGAATCAGCTGTATAAATTAACAGCTTTACAAACGAGTTTTAATTACAACATGCTGGCACTGGTCAATACCATGCAGCCACGGATTTTAGGCTTGCATGATATTTTGAGCGAGTTTATCAAGCACCGTCAATCTGTAGTGCGTCGTCGTACAGAATTTGAACTGAAAAAGGCCAAGGCACGGGCGCATATCCTAGAGGGCTACAAGATTGCCCTGGATCACATCGACGAGGTGATCAAGACAATTCGTGCTTCAAAAACTCAGGATGAGGCAGAGAAGAACCTGCGCGCTAAGTTCGGACTGAGCGAGATTCAGGCAAAAGCTATCCTGGCGATGCAGTTGCGACGCCTGACTGGGCTTGAACGTGAAGCGATCGAGAATGAGCTTCGTGAGCTCCTGAAGCTGATTGCAAGACTAGAGGCCATCCTGGCCGATGAGCAAGAGATTTTGAACATCATCAAAACTGAGCTCCTAGAGATGAAGGAAAAGTATGGCGACGAGCGGCGGAGTAAAATTATCAACCATGAACTGGGTAAGTTCTCTGATGAGGAGCTAATTCCAGATGAGGAAGCGGTCATTTTGCTAACTGGCGAGAATTACATCAAGCGAACCCTGCTTAGTGATTATCGCAAGCAAAACCGCGGCGGCAAGGGTAAGCGCGGCATGACCACCAAAGAGGAGGATATCATTGACCAGGTGGTACCAGCAAATACCCATGACTACCTATTGTTCTTTACGAATCGAGGTCGGATTTTCCGTCTGAAAGCGTATGAAGTACCAGCTGCCAGTCTCAGTGCCAAAGGTGTGGCGGCGGTGAACCTGCTCCAGCTGCAGCCAGAAGAGAAGATTACCGCTATCATTAAACACGAGAAGAACGCTGGTGACCAGGGCTACCTATTTATGGCGACTAAGCATGGTACGGTGAAAAAGACTCCGCTTGGTGACTACGCCAATATCCGGACGAACGGGCTCATTGCTATTAAGTTAGATGAGGGTGACGAGTTACGTTGGATCAAGAAAACAGATGGCAAAAGTGATGTAATTATTTCAACATCAGCTGGCCAGGCGATTCGTTTCAACGAGCAGGATGCCCGGCCGATGGGTCGAGCGGCTCGTGGCGTACGCGGCGTGCGCCTGCGCCCAAATGATTGTGTCGTTGGTATGGATATTGTGACGAGCGACGACCAGACACTGCTAGTTATTAGCGAAAAAGGCTTTGGCAAGCGCACGAAAGTGACTAACTTCCCAAGTCATAAGCGCGGTGGTGTCGGGATAAAAGCGGCGATTGTGACAGCAAAGACGGGCCCAATTATTTCAGTACAGACGATTGATCCGACGATGAACGAAGCGCTGTTGGTATCGCAAAATGGTCAAACAATTCGTCTGGGCTTGAGTGACATCAAGTTGCTCGGTCGAACAACCCAGGGTGTGACGATTATGCGGTTGAGTGATGGTGACGCGGTGTCGTCGATTGGCCTAATGGAGAAACGTCCAGACGAGGAGGACTAG
- the gyrB gene encoding DNA topoisomerase (ATP-hydrolyzing) subunit B codes for MAKQTDKQAYDGSQIQVLEGLEPVRKRPGMYIGSTGYDGIHHLIKEIADNSIDEAIAGHATRVEVVLLEDGGVQVTDDGRGIPVDKHPKTGLSTLETVLTVLHAGGKFGGGGYKVSSGLHGVGSSVVNALSTKMIAEVVRDGQLYRVVFATGGIVEPLKKVGKTDRPTGTRITFYPDPTIFKETVEFDYKWVVSYLRHQAYLTKGVHTSVIDNRTGERQSFYFEGGIQSYVRHLNIGKDVLSNDVFYVEKQVEDCMVEIAVQYNDTYIETVKPFANNVLTPDGGTHLVGFRSALTRVINDYARKNGLLKEKEDNLTGDDIREGLTAIILVKLPDPQFEGQTKNKLGNPEMRRYVEQVMNEYFAYYLEENPSIAKKIVGKATLAARARKAARAARDNVIRKGALDGMGLPGKLWDCSSKSPSDSEIYIVEGNSAAGSAKEGRDSKTQAILPLRGKVLNTERARLDKMFANKEIVAMIQAFGTGIGDQFDINGLRYHKIIIMTDADVDGSHIATLLLTFLFRYMKEVVEGGYVYLAKPPLYSINRGQKKIYAYDEDEKDKVLASLIADKKNRGTTIDDEQDVTKQAGVTISRFKGLGEMDADQLWGTTMNPENRVLIQVSVEDAEEADAIFTRLMGDDVSLRKNFIQSWAKNANLEDLDI; via the coding sequence ATGGCTAAACAAACAGATAAGCAAGCCTACGATGGCTCGCAAATCCAGGTTTTGGAGGGTCTCGAACCGGTGCGTAAGCGGCCGGGAATGTACATTGGTAGCACGGGATATGATGGTATTCACCATTTGATCAAGGAGATCGCTGATAACTCAATCGACGAGGCAATCGCGGGCCATGCGACAAGAGTAGAGGTGGTGCTGCTAGAAGACGGTGGTGTGCAGGTGACCGATGATGGGCGCGGTATTCCAGTTGATAAACATCCAAAAACTGGTTTGTCTACTCTAGAAACAGTGCTGACCGTGCTACATGCTGGCGGTAAGTTTGGCGGCGGTGGCTACAAAGTGTCATCTGGACTCCACGGCGTAGGCTCAAGCGTGGTAAACGCGCTTTCAACCAAAATGATCGCTGAAGTGGTGCGAGACGGGCAGCTGTACCGTGTGGTGTTTGCGACTGGTGGTATCGTTGAACCACTGAAGAAGGTTGGTAAAACTGATCGGCCAACCGGGACGCGCATAACATTCTACCCAGATCCAACGATTTTTAAGGAGACAGTGGAATTTGACTACAAGTGGGTGGTTAGTTATTTGCGCCATCAGGCATACCTCACCAAAGGCGTGCACACCTCAGTTATTGACAATCGAACAGGTGAGCGACAGTCATTTTACTTTGAGGGTGGTATTCAGAGCTACGTGAGACACCTCAACATTGGCAAAGATGTTTTATCAAACGATGTCTTTTATGTTGAGAAGCAGGTTGAAGATTGCATGGTGGAAATTGCCGTGCAATATAACGATACCTACATTGAGACGGTGAAGCCGTTCGCCAACAATGTGCTGACACCAGATGGCGGTACGCACCTAGTTGGTTTTCGTTCAGCGCTAACCAGGGTCATCAACGACTATGCGCGTAAGAATGGCTTATTGAAGGAAAAGGAAGATAACCTGACTGGTGACGACATTCGCGAGGGCTTGACGGCGATTATCTTGGTTAAATTGCCTGATCCACAGTTTGAAGGTCAGACCAAAAATAAGCTCGGTAATCCAGAAATGCGTCGCTATGTCGAGCAGGTGATGAACGAGTATTTTGCGTATTACCTCGAGGAAAATCCGAGTATTGCTAAGAAAATTGTCGGTAAGGCGACTTTGGCGGCACGAGCCCGCAAAGCGGCACGAGCAGCCCGCGACAATGTGATCCGTAAGGGTGCACTTGATGGTATGGGGCTACCAGGTAAGTTATGGGATTGCTCGAGCAAAAGTCCGAGCGATAGTGAAATTTATATCGTTGAGGGTAACTCGGCGGCCGGTTCAGCTAAAGAAGGCCGCGACAGTAAGACTCAGGCAATTTTGCCGCTCCGTGGTAAGGTGTTGAACACTGAGCGAGCGCGGCTTGATAAGATGTTTGCTAACAAGGAAATTGTGGCAATGATCCAGGCCTTTGGTACTGGGATTGGCGATCAGTTTGACATCAATGGCTTGCGCTATCACAAAATTATCATCATGACCGATGCCGATGTTGACGGTAGTCACATCGCGACGTTGCTTCTGACCTTCCTATTCCGCTATATGAAGGAGGTGGTTGAGGGTGGCTACGTGTATCTTGCCAAACCACCACTATACTCAATCAACCGTGGGCAGAAGAAGATTTATGCGTATGATGAGGATGAAAAAGACAAAGTATTGGCGAGCCTGATTGCCGATAAGAAGAATCGTGGTACAACAATCGACGATGAACAAGACGTCACCAAGCAGGCTGGCGTAACAATCTCTCGGTTTAAGGGTCTTGGTGAGATGGACGCCGACCAGCTGTGGGGGACGACGATGAATCCAGAGAACCGTGTACTGATTCAGGTCAGTGTGGAAGACGCCGAGGAAGCAGATGCGATCTTTACACGGTTGATGGGCGATGATGTGAGTTTGCGCAAAAACTTTATTCAAAGTTGGGCAAAAAATGCTAACTTGGAGGATTTGGATATTTAA
- a CDS encoding DUF7927 domain-containing protein — protein sequence MFKKIVSHLAFSPSLIQELGFYAKRLHKEEITRKTGLILTALALIVQSFAVFQPPESANAANASDLVYGGIHTKSQLLAAWDNNSQNYRDMLQHAGITRENLASARDSEISTRSSGRDNGWQSWSRVSRFGLQRGEVQFQVGSLTLYSRPMAEFDTGRNRSGSGSWYKSFVGTTSEGKPFAIMKACANIMLKELPKQKPKPTAACKLLERPVVTDRTKVSMTAYGDVQNGATIAGYTFIIKNSAGTEVLRKRVNTTATSTSLQHTLDKDGTYTVSVIVHTSLGDQTNSACASTFTISPKPRCPLNPSLPIDHPDCQPCPGDATIWVKDTTCKAQVTRTKAAHNLTSGGDATKKKANASDRIEYKLTIKNEGKAPATVDLKDELSDVLEYADIYDNGGGTFDKEKRTLSWPRVTLKPGEQKVMTYVVQLKGQLSAKPRGTSDPSSYDCRMTNVFGTSVEIVVNCPTPKVVEQTVATLPRTGPGENMLFAGIIAAVVTFFYCRSRQLGKEVRIIRRNITAGTL from the coding sequence ATGTTTAAGAAAATCGTCTCCCACCTCGCGTTTAGCCCAAGCCTCATCCAAGAGCTCGGCTTTTACGCGAAACGCCTCCACAAAGAGGAAATCACTCGCAAAACCGGTCTCATTCTGACCGCCCTAGCGCTCATCGTGCAGTCATTTGCCGTTTTCCAACCACCTGAATCTGCCAATGCCGCCAATGCTTCAGACCTCGTTTATGGCGGTATTCATACGAAATCACAGCTACTCGCCGCGTGGGACAATAACTCGCAAAATTATCGTGACATGCTGCAGCACGCTGGCATCACACGCGAGAACTTGGCGAGTGCTCGCGACTCTGAGATCAGTACTCGCAGCAGCGGCCGCGATAATGGCTGGCAGTCATGGAGCCGAGTTTCACGCTTCGGCCTTCAGCGCGGAGAAGTCCAGTTTCAGGTTGGTAGCTTAACGCTGTATTCACGACCAATGGCTGAATTTGACACCGGGCGCAACCGCAGCGGCTCAGGCTCATGGTATAAATCATTCGTCGGCACGACTAGCGAGGGCAAACCGTTTGCTATCATGAAGGCCTGCGCTAACATCATGCTCAAAGAGTTGCCAAAACAAAAACCGAAACCAACCGCCGCTTGTAAATTACTTGAGCGACCCGTCGTCACCGACCGTACCAAAGTCTCGATGACAGCGTATGGTGATGTCCAAAACGGTGCAACGATCGCTGGCTATACCTTCATCATTAAAAACTCAGCCGGCACAGAGGTGCTCCGCAAACGTGTCAATACCACCGCTACGAGCACGTCATTACAGCACACACTCGACAAGGACGGCACGTATACCGTGTCCGTTATCGTCCACACCAGCCTTGGTGACCAGACGAACAGTGCCTGTGCTTCAACCTTTACGATCAGTCCGAAACCACGCTGTCCACTTAACCCAAGCCTGCCGATAGACCACCCCGACTGCCAGCCGTGCCCAGGCGATGCTACAATTTGGGTCAAAGACACAACCTGTAAAGCCCAGGTTACCCGCACCAAGGCAGCACATAACCTAACCTCCGGTGGCGATGCCACCAAGAAAAAAGCCAACGCCAGCGACCGTATTGAGTATAAGCTAACCATTAAAAACGAAGGCAAAGCTCCGGCAACAGTTGATCTAAAGGACGAGCTATCCGACGTACTAGAATATGCCGATATCTATGATAATGGTGGTGGCACCTTTGATAAGGAAAAGCGCACCCTTTCTTGGCCACGAGTCACCCTCAAACCAGGCGAGCAAAAGGTTATGACCTACGTCGTCCAGCTCAAGGGTCAACTTTCGGCTAAGCCACGCGGCACCAGCGACCCATCATCGTATGACTGCCGTATGACAAACGTCTTTGGTACCAGTGTCGAAATCGTTGTCAATTGCCCAACGCCAAAGGTCGTCGAGCAGACCGTCGCTACCCT
- a CDS encoding divergent PAP2 family protein gives MQYLLIPGIAWFVAQSSKHLARLFGRNRRVTQSNPRSPVLFSGGMPSAHSATVVSLALTIGYYQGWGSPLFGLAAWFAAIVLYDAVMVRFSSGQQGDLLNRVVRKDYPKLSTIRVAHGHTLPEMLAGAAVGAAVTFVVIFATR, from the coding sequence ATGCAATACCTCCTGATACCGGGCATCGCGTGGTTTGTAGCGCAGTCATCAAAGCATCTGGCCCGGCTGTTTGGCCGTAATCGTCGAGTTACGCAGTCGAACCCTCGTTCGCCGGTATTGTTTTCGGGCGGTATGCCGAGTGCTCACAGTGCAACGGTAGTGTCGCTTGCGCTGACCATCGGCTACTACCAGGGGTGGGGAAGTCCGCTGTTTGGCCTGGCTGCGTGGTTCGCGGCAATCGTATTATATGATGCGGTGATGGTGCGATTTTCCTCTGGACAGCAAGGTGACTTGCTCAATAGAGTGGTGCGAAAAGATTATCCAAAACTGTCGACGATTAGGGTGGCACATGGTCATACACTGCCAGAAATGCTTGCTGGGGCCGCTGTGGGTGCGGCTGTGACGTTTGTTGTAATTTTCGCTACAAGATAA